From the Rattus norvegicus strain BN/NHsdMcwi chromosome 15, GRCr8, whole genome shotgun sequence genome, the window GCAACGTCTACAGGGCCCCTGACAGGGCTAGAAGGGTacagtgccccccacccccaccccttataCAAAAATAAACTCTCATGCCTATGGACCAGCAGAAACTGGCAGAGTGGCTCCTTAACAGCAGCACATCCTCTACCAGCCCTAGGACCCCGTTCTTTGACCCTCACCTCTGCCACGTCTAAGGCACTGTGACTCCTCTGGGCTGGGTGGGTATTGCTTGCCCACTCTCCTTCACCCACTGCCCACTTTACCTCTTGGTCCACCTTGGGCTGGGATACGGGTCCCACACTGCTCCCTGCTGGCTGCTCTACCCAACTACCTCTAGCACTCCCCGCTCCCGCGGGGTAAGCTTACTACACTAATCACTCCTAAGAGGGCTCCCTACCGTTCTTGACCCCCAAGACCTGCCTCTCCGGATCTAGACAGCCCTGGGCTGCCCTCCTCTTCTAGTGGAGGACTGGGAGGGGTCTCCCCTGACGGTGCCCGGACATAGGGTGGAGATGTGTCAGCACGGGGCTGCCGGCGGCCCCGTGCACGACGGCTGTGGTGTACTTGCAGATGCAAGGCCATGAGCTCAGGAGCTCCAGTGGCAAAGGGGCAGAAGAGGCAGCGGTGAAGGGCACCCCCTGACCCGGCCTCACCTCCCGGGCCTGCCCGTAGGGACAGGTCCAGGGGTTCGGCCTCACCACCTCGCCCGTTGCGCAGGGTCCTCCCAGGGCTGGCAGGCTTCCTGCGGGACCCTGGTCCGGTGCTGCTCGAAGTAGGCCGGGTACTTGCAGTGCCCTCTACCCAGGTAGCAGAGGCCTGAGTGGGCTTGGCTCCTGACTGCGGCTGCAGTGAGCCCCGCTGGGAAGGTGGCGGGGGCTCTGGGGGAGGCCCAGGACCCGCACTGCTCCTCTGCTCACGGTGGTGACGCTGAAGGTGATACTTGAGCGAGCCCGACTGGGTACCTGCATAGTCGCAGTGTGGACACTTGTAGGGACGCTCTCCTGTGAAGAGTGGGTTAGAGTAGGTCATGGGGTCACTGTCACTCGCACACCTACACTGGTATTTTGCTCAATTTACAAACTTCATCCCAAGGACCAGGAGTAAATGCTGACTCCCCACGAGGTGATTTAGATGATCTTTCCAACCTGAAAGGGGGCCAGCATGGCCTCCAGCCTTCTGGTTGCTCTTACCTCTCTTCCCCCTAGACCCTCCCCTATGCAGAATGCCTGGCCTCACCTGTGTGCACGCGAAGATGCACTTTGAGGTGATGCGCCGAGCGGAAAGATTTCCCACAGAAGGGGCAGTCCTTGCCAGTGGCCCCACGGCCCGCTTCAGATCGTGTCCCTCCAACCAGCAGCCCGTTTTCTTCTGCAACACGATAAAAGGAAGTTATAGGGTCTCCCTGCCTTGTCCCGGCCATTATAcccaccatcctttgggcccaaGAGGAAGGAGGTTTGGGGAAACAGATCTGTTAAAGAGATAATACCCTTAGGAAACCACAAAGTTTCCAGTAGGAGAAAGAGAGGTGCGGGGTCGGGGATGGAGGATAGAAGCTCAGGAGAAATCGAAGCAGGTCTTCTGAAAAGGAGTGTTGGACAAAGTTTCAAGAATCAAATGCCACCGATCCCCAGAGAAAATAGTGTGTACATACCTTGGGTGGCCGTAGATCTTGCCTGGGCCCCCACAGCAGGTGCAGACTGTCCTGACCCCTCACCCGGGTTGGGATGTAGGGAAGTCAGAGAGCCCAGTGACCTGCCTCGGGCCCAGCTCTCCTCTTCCGCTTCCAccacttcttcttcctcctctggttCCTCTGTACGGTGTCGCCGGGCCCGGTTGGGCAGAGCTGAAGGCAGTGGGCGGAATCCTCCATAGCTTCGGCCACCTCCAGGGTCAGCACCCTCACCATTGGGTCGTACTTCCCCAGCTCGTACACTCAGGTAGCCTAAGAGGCTCGGGGGCTCTCGGCGCTCAGCCGGAGTGGGTGCTGGGGCCAGGAGGAGCGCAGGACCCAGTGGCTCATAAGCCAGAAGGCTCAGGTCAGGAGGCTGAGGGGCCCTGGCAGGCGCAGAGCCGGGGCCTGGAGCACGCAAAGGACCCAGCTTGCTGGTGTGCACCTTCATGTGGTTCTTAAGGAACCAGGGCTCCTTGAAGCAGCGACCACATACGGGGCACGCATGATCAAAGGAGGCCTTGTGCTTGCGCATGTGACCCTTGAGAAACCAGGACTGTGTAAAGCTCTGGCCACACACCTGGCAACGGAACTCAGGTGGCGCGGGGGGCTCCTCCGGAGGCGCAGGAGTTGGGGCAGGGTTTGCCTCACGTTCAGGCTCTGGCCTAGgttcaggctcaggctcaggctcaaggGCAGATCTGGGTTCTTGCTGGGGTGGAGGCTGGGGTTCAGGTGTAGCAGTAGCCGCCAGGGGGCGCTCGGAAGCCCCGTGGGCCGTCAGACTGTGGTGCAGCAACTCCTCCTCCTGGCTGGAGCCAAAACTGCACAAGCTGCACTTCCAGGGCCTGTGCAGGATATGCAGGTGGCGTTCCCGCTCCGCCGAGGTGCGAAACTTGCCTTTGCAGAAAGGACAACGGAAGGCAGATGAGGAAGGAACCTGAGGGCGCGCCAGGCCCTCTGCGGCAGGGCTGGACTGCATGCCCCCTGAGCTTCTGGCTCTCCCGAGTCGGGCTTCACGAAGCAGGGCGCGTTCCTCCAACTCCAGCAACAGCCGTGCAGCAGGACTGCGTGGACGCTCCGGCTGGTGCGTTCGGAGATGAGAGCGTAGCAGGGCCCGCTGAGCTGCGCGGTGGCCGCAATGTGGGCACTGGAAGGCTTGGGCGCCCGGATGGGCTCTCAGGTGCAATGCCAGGATAGAATTGAATCGGAAGCGCTTTCCGCACACAGGACAGGGGAAGCGCCGTTCGCCTGCACGAGTCTCAGACCAGCCCACTGCTCCCATCCCAGGAGAGCCGGGTCCTGGGGTCCCGCTGACACCTGGTCCGTTGGAGTAGCGCTGAAGATCCAGCTCGCCGTCGAAGGCTGGTGGGGAAGGCTCTAGGTGGCCGACCAGGATGCGGGGACGTGAGCCCTGTGGGGAAAGAGGCACGTAGAGGACAGGGTGGAAAGGGTGGAAAGGACCGACTTGTAGAAAACGCAAAGGCATCAAGGGCACGAAGAACAGAAGAGTGTGTATGTAAGTTAGGAGGTTGAGGCCGGACCTAGGTACACTGGTGCCTCTCACCTCCAGAAACTGTGGGATGAGTGGAAGTTAGACACTGGGgccaaattaataataataacgtGTGTTACAATAAtaggaagtttaaaaaaaataggaggcaggagagggtgtACCGTTGGAGGTACTTTGCAGGTCAAGGAAGAACTTCACTCACCTCCATGGACCCCCTTCACATTCTTTGGTTCTGAGGattggaaggaggaggaagaaaagctgCTAATGAAGGCAACAGGTGCGGAGGTGCTAAAACAAGACAGAGTGATTGGAGGAACGATGAGCCCTGGCTTTCAGCAGTAAAGTCACCCCACTTAGCAGCCTGTATTCTTGAAGCCCATCCCTGCTTTCTACTGTGATCCTGAGGTATCACATGCTTCCTACTTGCTATATCAAAACTTGCATCCCTTGATCTGCCAACTTGTATGATGAATCCAGACTTCCTCCCCCAAATGATGTTTTCAACACCTAGTCCAGAACCACCAtcactacaaacacacacacacacacacacacacacacacacgcacacgcacacgcacacacacacacacacacacacaatgtgggAGGGCATCATAGTATACCCCTCTTCCACTCGCGTTGGGCTGTGCCCCTGGATAAACAAATGTGGAGAGCTAGCCATACTCCTGTTATCCAAACGGTACTAGCTCCTCTCAGACCCAGggccagccagccagaatccctCCAGGTTCCTCCTCCTCGCTTCTGCCGGCACCCAGTCTTCTggtctttcctcctccccctcccccttcctggaTTCCTGATCCATTCATTTCCATTCATTACAGAGACTCATTCATGCATGGGAGAGAAACACCTCCCAGCAGCAGAGTctggagacagagggggaggggcatgaaGGGAGAGCCAGCTACAGAGGGAATGAAGAGTTGGGGGAGGCCTGGAAGTTAAGGAGCACTACCGGCCTAGGGAAGGGGTTAAAAACTGCAAATCCCATTTAGGTTTCACCCCGTTTCAAACCTTGGAGCCTGTGGTTTGACGGGGCATCTCAGCCCCTTTGTCCAGAGCTGTTCCGAAGCTGGCTTTCCTCCTCTCTGCAGGGGAGAGGCTTCCTCACACAAGAGGAGGATTACACTGGCTCTGAGCTCAAGAGGCTGGAGTGAGGGATGGGGGGCGGGGCCTTGCCATCTGCACAGATAGGGGATCCACACAAGCTCTGAGCAGGAAGGGGTTAAAATTCTCCATCTAAAATTCCCTGTCCCCGACCAGCGCTGCACAGGGCTGAGAAGAAGAGAGTTGAGGAAGAGGATGGTAATGGAGGTTTTCCCGCTGTTTAACTGCTGGCAAGGTCATGGAATTCAGGCTTCAGTGGATGGATGACCAGAAGTCATCCTATctaccttccttcttccatattGAACTGTATCTTGTTCAGGCTAGATGAACTTGGGcctagcttcttttttttaaacctcagaCATAATACTCGATAAAGAACTTCCTTACAATGAGATTTATGAAACTGAAATGGGTtactaagaaaaacaaagaggacTCAAGCTTTACTTTACTTACAAATTTTTAACTGAAGAGAACTGGGCCAGGAGTTAGCCCTGCTTATCAGCAAAGAAAAGACTGGGGATCCAAAGCTTCTTTAATTTTCAATATTTAGTGGATGTAGCAAGACTTTATGCAGGGGTAAACAAACACCTGTCACATGCAGAATCAGACTTTTAAGTATAAATTAGCAAGATGTCCTGTTCAAACATCAGTAGAAAACCACTGCCACataatgtgtgtgtttttatgggtCCAAACTCAGGCACCCTTTCCTAGCTTGCGGGTCTTCCAAGTAAGACTGTTACTGGGCCCAACAGCCTGGGCAGGCTCACTGACAACTGCATAAAGGTGAGTTCGAATAGAAGAACtaaggagtgctgggattgcaagcctaGGCCTTCAGTAATCCGTCTGTGAAATGAGTTATACTGAATTTACACTTACAGTTTCTGCCAACATGaaagttgtgtgcttttaagTCACGGGTCTCTTCTGGCCCCCAAGATGCTAAAacaaatggccattccttcagtaccaTGGAGAGTGCAGTGGGCTACTAGAGATGGCCCTCTGGCTACCTTAGTACCACAGATAGAGCTAGGAAGTGCTAGAGAGGCCACGTAGGCCATTTTAGCACCAAAGAGGACAGAAATTAGTGgattacactgtgtgtgtgtgtgtgtgtgtgtgtgtgtgtgtgtgtgtgtgtgtgtgtgtattcattcatatatatatatatatatatatatatatatatatatatatgaatgaaaccATGTCAGGAGGAGTGGAGGGATATCCACCAGAGGAATTATTGTggccttttattgaaaatagaaaatGCACACACCTAGAAAAAATTTAATTAGCTATACAGAATGTCATAACAGTTACAGTTTGTACATCCTGGAATGGGTTACTGAGGCATCGTATTTGAGTCCATCACATTCTGTTGCTTTCCTGGGGATTCCCGGAACATCCTGGTGTACAGCCAATCTGGTATATTCAGAGGAAGCAGATGgctgggaggggtgtgtgtgtgaatactgcATGGTCATAGCTGACTAACCTATGGGCACATATTCTGATTCTGAGAAGATTCTAGGGCCTCTAAAACTGCCTGTACACTAAGCAAAGCATGTCATAGGAGAATGGCCTAATATCTGAggcaaagagaggagaaaaaggccAGGCTTCCTCACCCAAACAAGAACCCCCACACTTCTGCATGTAGCAGTTTCCAGGACGGAaagcacagacacagaagaaGGCACAAATTGAAGACGAATTTCTCCTCAGGGGAAATTCCCCAGAAGGTGGCCTAAAATCAGTAAAATCCACCGAGACCTCTTAGGCCCAGTCAAGATGGCTTCCGTCATCCCTACATCAAACCAGGTCTCAGGCACCAGAGCTCATAAATCGTTCTGAATAAGAGAAAGTACCGACAGAGATGGAGTCTGTGACCTGGTTTGGAACCTAAGTCAGACATGTATTGTCTGTGGACGCTCCTCACATTTTTCTATACTCAAGGCTTAAACACCGCCCCGGAGCCTTGGCCAGAAAGTGGCACTGACCTACTTTCCACACGCAGTGGGAATCAGGGGTTATCTTGTTCCTGTTTGTATTTTGCAGGGATACAGGACCAGCGTTACAAATTAGAAATATTTCCAAAGCAACAGGCCAATTACTTTTGCATACTAGGAATGCCGTTGCAGAAGTGTGGACCACCAAATATTACCAAGGATGAATGAACGGATGGTGAAAAGACTCACAGAAGAATTCACTAAATAAAGGACCAAGAAcactgcccctccccaccccaaatcttgtgattttttttttaaggtcaaGTATTCAGTAGCAAAAGATCAGGGTCTCTGGGGCCTAGCAGTAATTAGGCCTCTGTCTCTGGTCATCCCCAACACATGATTTTCCCCCCCTCTCCTTGGCAATCTCCCCTCTCCTAAATCAGCTAAGAAATATGAACCACAGCGCTAGATGAAAGTAAATGGAAATTAGACAGTCCAGAGTCAAGACCCCCTGGAGAACACATATATGAGAACAACTCACTTGTAAGGTCTCTCTATGCCTCTCTGAACCTCGCCGTTCTGAGAGCTGTTTCAGATCCACACTACACTGAACCTGGACACCTTTAGAATGAGTTCTTGGGAAAGGActggggggtggaggtgggggcccAACATGAAATTTCAGTCATCATTGGCCCCCAAATAACTgaagaggtgagagggagggacgaccacgcgtgcgcgcgcgcgcgcacacacacacacacacacacacacacacacacacacacacacacacacacactcttatccTAGACCCATGTTCTAGCATGTCCTAACTTGACCCCATTCTGAAAGTTCTGAGGAGCCTGCGATTGGGGGGTAAAGAGGACTAGAGCTGGCcctaaaaaaaaagtcagtgttaGTGCCTGCATGAGCCTCAGTTCTCAGGCTGGGAGGTGGGTGGGAGACCTTCTGGGAAAACACCCCTCTTAAAAACCGGTAGGCAAGCAGAGCAGGCCCTGTGATCTCACACGAGGGACTCCACCAGCACACCTCACACTCAACCCGTGGAAAATAATCCAGGAGGATAATGGGGGCAGGGTTGGGAGATAGGGAGGCCAGAGCTCAGCTACCCCGGGCCAGGAGAACAAAAGCAGAGTTACAGCCGCCTCCGCGGCTGCCGCGGGCCGAGCTCTTTGTGACACTTTGTTTGGGACACAGAGAGAAGcacccccatcctctcccctccccccctgccCTGCCTGGTCCCCGAGAGTTAgctccttcccccaaccccaccccgctGCACCTGGGCTGGGGGCGCACCTCCACTGTGTTCTCAGCTTTCCCACCGCGCACCCCCAGGCCCCCTGCACCCCAGGCCGCGGCGCCCGGCCTCACGGCCCCTACAAAGCCGCGCGCCC encodes:
- the Zfp219 gene encoding zinc finger protein 219 isoform X1; translated protein: MEGSRPRILVGHLEPSPPAFDGELDLQRYSNGPGVSGTPGPGSPGMGAVGWSETRAGERRFPCPVCGKRFRFNSILALHLRAHPGAQAFQCPHCGHRAAQRALLRSHLRTHQPERPRSPAARLLLELEERALLREARLGRARSSGGMQSSPAAEGLARPQVPSSSAFRCPFCKGKFRTSAERERHLHILHRPWKCSLCSFGSSQEEELLHHSLTAHGASERPLAATATPEPQPPPQQEPRSALEPEPEPEPRPEPEREANPAPTPAPPEEPPAPPEFRCQVCGQSFTQSWFLKGHMRKHKASFDHACPVCGRCFKEPWFLKNHMKVHTSKLGPLRAPGPGSAPARAPQPPDLSLLAYEPLGPALLLAPAPTPAERREPPSLLGYLSVRAGEVRPNGEGADPGGGRSYGGFRPLPSALPNRARRHRTEEPEEEEEVVEAEEESWARGRSLGSLTSLHPNPGEGSGQSAPAVGAQARSTATQEENGLLVGGTRSEAGRGATGKDCPFCGKSFRSAHHLKVHLRVHTGERPYKCPHCDYAGTQSGSLKYHLQRHHREQRSSAGPGPPPEPPPPSQRGSLQPQSGAKPTQASATWVEGTASTRPTSSSTGPGSRRKPASPGRTLRNGRGGEAEPLDLSLRAGPGGEAGSGGALHRCLFCPFATGAPELMALHLQVHHSRRARGRRQPRADTSPPYVRAPSGETPPSPPLEEEGSPGLSRSGEAGLGGQER